CCCGTCGACCGGTCGCGGGTCAAGCAGTTCCGCCGCGGGCTCGAGCAGCTCGACCAGGAGGGTGTGGTCCAGGTGCTGCGCGACGAGGACCTCGGCGACGTCGAGCCGATCCTGGCCGCGGTCGGCGCGCTGCAGTTCGACGTGGCGGAGTTCCGGATGCAGCACGAGTTCAACGCCCCGCTGCGGCTGCGCCCCGCCGCGTACCGAGAAGCTCGCCGCACCGACGAGGACTCGGTCGAGGCCCTGACGCGGATGCGCGACGTTGGGATCTACCGGCGCGCGGACGGTACGCCGATGGCGCTCTTCCGTGACCGCTGGCAACTCCAGCAGGTCGAGGCCGACCATCCCGAGCTCACCTTCGACACCATCGTCACCTCCTGATCCGGGGCCCCGTGAGGGCGCCACGACCCGGGTCACCTCGGCGCGTTCCGACCTCTCGTCCCTTCGGCCTAGGTCGAACGATGGCCAACCTTCCGGGCCGAGCACCGGAACACGCGGGTGGTAGCGAACGGCGAGGCTCGCGGTACGAGAGGGGCCGGGCCGCAGCCGGCCCGAACGGAGACGGGCGAGCGCGGGACGGGCGCGATGGGCGGCCCTCGCTGCGACCTGAGAGCGAGGCGGTGTGGGGAGACAACCTTCAGACCCTTCCGCACCGGTGACGAGGCGCGACGGTCTCGGGCCGTCGGCGATGCGAGCGTGAGCGTCGTCAGCGCAGGCGCCGAACGGGCCGGACGGTTCCTCGAGTCGTCCGGTCAGCTGTTCGCTCTCGCCGCCGACGTCACGGTGCGCATCCCCCGCCGGCCCTGGCGCCTGCGGGCCGTCGCCGAGCAGACGTGGTTCATCGCGTCGGTGACGCTGCTGCCCGCCGTGCTGCTGACGCTGTCGTTCGGGCTGGTCATCGGCCTGCAGGTCTACAACGTCACCCGCCAGATCGGCGCCGAGTCGGCGCAGGGGGCGGCGATGGTGCTGGCCATCGTGCGTGAGGCGGGGCCGCTCGGCACGACCTTCATGATGGCGGCCGCTGGGGGGACCGCGATCACCGCGGACCTCGGCAGCCGCAAGGTCCGCGAGGAGATCGACGCGCTCCAGGTCATGGGCGTGGACCCGATCGGGTTGCTGGTGGTCCCGCGGGTGCTCGGGGCGAGCATCGCGACGATGCTGCTGACCGGCATCGTCATCGCCGGCGGTCTCGTCGGCGGGTTCTTCTACGCCGTGGTCCTCAAGGGCTCCAACGCCGGCGCGTACCTCGACGGGTTCTCGACGCTGGCCCAGCTCTCCGACCTGTACCTCGCCCTCGTCAAGGCGTTCGTGTTCGGCCTCGTCGCGGCGATCGTGGCCGCGTGGAAGGGCCTCTACGCCGAGGGCGGCCCGGCGGGCGTCGGGCTGGCGGTGAACCGTAGCGTCGTGTTCACGCTGCTGTCCCTGGTCGTGGTCAACATGATCCTGACCTTCGGGTACCTGTCCATCGTCACCAACCCCTTCCGCTGATGTCGACCTCCGAGAGAGCGCCAGCGTCGCTGCGGGAGGTCCTCGGCCCGGCCCTCCTCCCCGTGCGGATCACCGCCTCGTTCGTGCTCTTCTCGGTCCGGGCCCTCAGCCAGGTCGTGCCGGCTCTGCGTCACCGCGCCCAGATCGTCGAGCAGGTCAACGCCATCGCGGTCGGCACGGGGGCGTTCCTGCTCGGGGCGGGTGCGGTCATGGTGATGATCTTCATGACCGCGGTCCTCGGCATCCAGGTCGCGCTCGAGGCGACCGAGGGCCTCGAGCTGATCGGCGCCGAGGCGCTGATCGGGTTCGTGGCGGCCTACGCCAACATCCGCGAGGTCGCCCCGCTGGGTGCCGGGATGATCTTCGCGGCGCAGATCGGGGCGCAGTTCACCGCAGAGCTCGGGGCGCAGCGCATCTCGGAGGAGATCGACGCGCTCGAGGTCATGGGGTTACGCAGCCTGCGCTACCTCGTCTCGACGCGGCTGCTGGCCGCGTACATCACGGTGCTGCCCCTGTACGCCATCGGCGTGTACATCCAACTGCTGACGACACGGTTGACTGCGGTGCACCTGTTCGACGTCTCGCCGGGGATCTACGACCAGTACTTCGAGCTGTACCTGCCGCGCCAGGACGTGCTGTTCAGCCTCGCCAAGGTGCTCGTCTTCATCACCCTGGTCACGTTCATCCACTGCTACTACGGCTTCTACGCCCGCGGCGGACCCGAGGACGTCGGCCGGGGCGTCGGCCGCGCCGTCCGCCTGTCGGTCACGCTGATCTTCGTCACGAATTTCTTCCTGTCCGTGCTGTTCTTCAGCGGGACCAGCTCGGTGAGGTTGTCAGGATGAGCGGCGGACCCGACCTGACGGCGGCAGCAGCCGAGCCCGGCCGCGTCCTACGCGTGAGCGCCGGGCTCGTCGCGGTCGCCATCGCGGTCTTCCTGGTGCGCACCCTGACGGCGAACCCGCTCGGCCCCATCGTGCATGCCGACTTCGACCGCGCTGGCCTCAACGTCCGCGCGGGCGACGAGGTGCGCGTCCGCGGCGTGCCCGTCGGCGAGATCCGGGCCATCCGGGTGGACCCCAGCGACCTGTCCGCCCGCTACGAGCTGGTGCTCGATCCCGGCACGAGCATCGCCGCGGACAGCGGGGCGCGCGTCGTGCCCAAGACGCTGCTCGGCGACAAGTACATCGAGCTCGATGCGGCCGCGCCCGGTGAGCCCGTGCTCGCCGACGGGGCGCTCATCCCGCGCGAACGCACCGAGCCGGTCGCCGAGCTCGAGGAGGTGCTCGACGAGATCGGCACCCTCATCGGCTCGATCGACGCCGCCGCTCTGGGTGGAGCGCTGAACGCGGTCGCGTACGGCCTGGGAGACGGCACCTCGCTGCGGTCCGCCACAGCGGGGCTCGGGGCGGCCGCCGACGTCACCGCCTCATCGCGCGACGACCTGCACCGCCTTCTGGACGATCTGCCCGACGTGGCGACGACCTTCGCGGAGCGCGCCGAGGACGTCACCATCATGGCCGAGGGCTTCTCCCAGGTGCTCGCGACCATCGACGAGCACCAGACCGACCTCACCGTGGCGTTGCAGCGCAACGCCGACCTGCTCGCCGACGCGCGCACGCTCGTCGAGGACCCGCGCCTCGCGCGGACCGTCCGCGACGGCCTCGTCGTGCTCGACATCGTCACACAGCATCCGGGACGCATAGCCGCGTACCTGCGCGCCTTCCCCGTCTACCTCGAGGGACTGGTCAGCGCCACCTTCATCG
The nucleotide sequence above comes from Actinomycetota bacterium. Encoded proteins:
- a CDS encoding ABC transporter permease produces the protein MSTSERAPASLREVLGPALLPVRITASFVLFSVRALSQVVPALRHRAQIVEQVNAIAVGTGAFLLGAGAVMVMIFMTAVLGIQVALEATEGLELIGAEALIGFVAAYANIREVAPLGAGMIFAAQIGAQFTAELGAQRISEEIDALEVMGLRSLRYLVSTRLLAAYITVLPLYAIGVYIQLLTTRLTAVHLFDVSPGIYDQYFELYLPRQDVLFSLAKVLVFITLVTFIHCYYGFYARGGPEDVGRGVGRAVRLSVTLIFVTNFFLSVLFFSGTSSVRLSG
- a CDS encoding ABC transporter permease, encoding MGGPRCDLRARRCGETTFRPFRTGDEARRSRAVGDASVSVVSAGAERAGRFLESSGQLFALAADVTVRIPRRPWRLRAVAEQTWFIASVTLLPAVLLTLSFGLVIGLQVYNVTRQIGAESAQGAAMVLAIVREAGPLGTTFMMAAAGGTAITADLGSRKVREEIDALQVMGVDPIGLLVVPRVLGASIATMLLTGIVIAGGLVGGFFYAVVLKGSNAGAYLDGFSTLAQLSDLYLALVKAFVFGLVAAIVAAWKGLYAEGGPAGVGLAVNRSVVFTLLSLVVVNMILTFGYLSIVTNPFR
- a CDS encoding MCE family protein produces the protein MSGGPDLTAAAAEPGRVLRVSAGLVAVAIAVFLVRTLTANPLGPIVHADFDRAGLNVRAGDEVRVRGVPVGEIRAIRVDPSDLSARYELVLDPGTSIAADSGARVVPKTLLGDKYIELDAAAPGEPVLADGALIPRERTEPVAELEEVLDEIGTLIGSIDAAALGGALNAVAYGLGDGTSLRSATAGLGAAADVTASSRDDLHRLLDDLPDVATTFAERAEDVTIMAEGFSQVLATIDEHQTDLTVALQRNADLLADARTLVEDPRLARTVRDGLVVLDIVTQHPGRIAAYLRAFPVYLEGLVSATFIDHLYAQVAHTFVVLPHLDGHGGDDDGGREAGPHVVIKTPPPEDQPGGGAP